In one Bacillus thuringiensis genomic region, the following are encoded:
- a CDS encoding DUF2922 domain-containing protein, protein MQVLELIFAKEDGKTVVFSIDTPITPIDAQVVNQVMDTILASSVFSSIDENTRKKGARLIEKNVSEVPITL, encoded by the coding sequence ATGCAAGTACTAGAGTTGATTTTCGCGAAAGAAGATGGAAAAACAGTCGTTTTTTCTATCGATACGCCCATCACACCAATTGATGCACAAGTCGTAAATCAAGTAATGGATACAATCCTTGCCTCATCTGTATTTTCATCCATTGATGAAAATACAAGAAAAAAGGGAGCTCGCCTTATAGAAAAAAATGTATCTGAAGTTCCAATTACTCTATAA
- a CDS encoding Yip1 family protein — MEANINTQDVGAKKPSLLGMITSPGEQFERMKTSNAVWGAFWLLVLIAGLVGGFAAYVYSLTPEAIELNKELGVTVSAAMTYGMGFGVIAISMAFVFLLSAVVYKVLMVFISNDTSYKKLLAITVYSSVISLLGLLINTILAYILGGSGQEMYTGLEPIFASSSGVVKGIVSKFEVFTIWGYAVTWLGLQITAGLTKKQATIITIVFFVLTLGMGALQGMFQ, encoded by the coding sequence ATGGAAGCAAATATTAATACGCAAGATGTAGGTGCGAAGAAGCCATCATTATTAGGAATGATTACTTCTCCAGGTGAGCAGTTTGAGAGAATGAAGACGAGTAATGCAGTTTGGGGTGCATTTTGGCTACTTGTTTTAATAGCTGGGCTTGTTGGTGGATTTGCTGCTTATGTATATTCTCTAACACCTGAAGCAATTGAGCTTAATAAGGAATTAGGTGTTACTGTTTCAGCTGCAATGACATATGGTATGGGATTTGGGGTAATTGCTATTAGTATGGCATTTGTCTTTCTACTTAGTGCCGTGGTGTATAAAGTGTTAATGGTATTTATAAGCAATGATACTTCTTATAAAAAATTATTAGCGATTACTGTATATTCAAGTGTTATTTCATTACTAGGTTTATTAATAAATACGATTTTAGCATATATTTTAGGTGGATCAGGTCAAGAAATGTACACTGGCTTAGAGCCAATTTTTGCTTCAAGTAGTGGTGTTGTAAAAGGCATTGTAAGTAAATTTGAAGTGTTTACAATTTGGGGATATGCAGTTACATGGCTAGGTCTTCAAATTACAGCAGGTTTAACTAAAAAGCAGGCAACAATTATTACTATTGTTTTCTTTGTTTTAACTCTTGGAATGGGCGCTTTACAAGGTATGTTCCAATAA
- a CDS encoding SWIM zinc finger family protein, with amino-acid sequence MLQHSITKDEIMMIANEFVQGLDPQQTADQEHVATARHLYRSGVVYNVDFDGYTLSGTVDAEGNVYSVHIPIRNVAESYCDCFAPTQCEHMLAVLLSAASSFGQVGDVLTLFKNNTKPSLPPIRTARQVLQSSAFEETDYKSWESYFEKEYESFKKEQARLTYKQMYFLMSIFTDFYTKLERKAPRVIAIHELFRLHAALYCFQKLLEEIQAFEANKTYSYHQPVNVIRLFVDKVESIVRDLQSEAIPSESEIILQETARLVHEVFFSTDAYTQERFFIYRHIWSELLNNKENIQEEEKRIDTKINPLSKALASSHLLFLNDEDLLAMDLLKKQPASVVSLYFYWLEELLSAMHWDRAKNWLSFTYKQVKKTIQDQENTIFIKDVVRLFVIMYETYATHTNEQAGFEMILQELLPYSFTNYEQYVLAKKQYRTWAELHLLYGFEAIELLKEPLKDIEKEAPEVALPLYHLAAVEAIEERNRKSYKRAVRYLKKLRTLYKRLKRTDEWDAFIIHIANLHSRLRALQEELRKGKLIDDQSN; translated from the coding sequence ATGCTGCAACACTCAATTACGAAAGATGAAATTATGATGATTGCGAATGAGTTCGTTCAAGGACTAGATCCACAGCAAACAGCTGATCAGGAACATGTCGCTACAGCTCGGCACCTATATCGTAGTGGTGTTGTCTATAACGTTGATTTTGATGGTTATACACTATCAGGAACTGTAGATGCGGAAGGCAACGTATATAGCGTTCATATTCCGATTCGTAACGTCGCTGAAAGTTATTGTGATTGCTTCGCACCAACACAATGTGAGCATATGCTCGCTGTATTACTATCTGCAGCGTCTAGTTTCGGGCAAGTAGGAGATGTATTAACTTTATTTAAAAATAATACGAAACCTTCCCTTCCTCCTATTCGAACTGCAAGACAAGTATTGCAATCATCAGCTTTTGAAGAAACGGATTATAAAAGTTGGGAATCTTATTTTGAAAAAGAATATGAATCATTTAAAAAAGAACAAGCTCGCCTTACTTATAAACAAATGTATTTTCTTATGAGTATCTTTACAGATTTCTATACGAAACTTGAGCGGAAAGCTCCGCGCGTCATCGCCATACATGAATTATTCAGGTTACACGCAGCACTGTACTGCTTTCAAAAATTATTAGAAGAAATTCAGGCATTCGAAGCTAACAAAACGTATTCTTATCACCAACCTGTTAATGTCATTCGCCTATTTGTAGACAAAGTGGAATCCATCGTTCGGGACTTACAATCAGAAGCGATTCCTTCAGAGTCTGAAATAATTTTGCAAGAAACAGCTCGTCTTGTTCATGAAGTATTCTTCTCTACCGACGCTTATACGCAAGAACGATTTTTCATTTATCGCCACATATGGAGTGAACTTTTAAACAATAAAGAAAACATACAAGAGGAAGAAAAACGAATCGATACGAAAATCAATCCACTATCCAAAGCGTTAGCGTCTTCTCATCTTCTCTTTTTAAATGACGAAGATCTACTAGCGATGGACTTACTAAAAAAACAGCCTGCTTCTGTTGTGAGTCTATACTTCTATTGGTTAGAAGAACTATTAAGTGCCATGCATTGGGATCGTGCAAAAAACTGGCTTTCCTTTACGTATAAACAAGTAAAGAAAACGATCCAAGATCAAGAAAATACGATTTTCATAAAAGATGTCGTTCGGCTATTTGTAATCATGTATGAAACATATGCAACACATACAAATGAACAAGCTGGTTTCGAAATGATCTTACAAGAACTATTACCGTATAGTTTCACAAACTATGAACAGTACGTACTCGCGAAAAAACAGTATCGTACATGGGCAGAGCTTCATCTCCTATATGGATTTGAAGCAATTGAGCTGTTGAAAGAGCCACTGAAAGATATTGAAAAAGAAGCGCCAGAAGTGGCACTTCCTCTTTACCATCTTGCTGCTGTAGAGGCGATTGAAGAACGAAATCGTAAATCATATAAACGCGCAGTTCGTTACTTAAAGAAATTACGTACATTGTATAAACGATTAAAACGTACCGATGAATGGGATGCTTTCATTATTCACATCGCCAATCTCCATTCACGTCTGCGTGCACTACAAGAGGAATTACGGAAAGGAAAATTAATCGATGATCAATCAAACTGA
- a CDS encoding competence protein ComK — translation MDNENNIFISSSTMMLEPCKHPYYRTKIIDSSGNHLYSCQTALQLIQKSCLTNIHSTYQGRRNAVKTKFKFKQNVPIPINHREYICAFPTESPASPNCIWLFFKHVHTIEFFKKAKRAKIHFSNGATVTIQISSHKLSQQLWKAGYVLSQMNMQDSSP, via the coding sequence ATGGATAATGAAAACAACATTTTTATTTCTAGTTCTACAATGATGCTTGAACCATGTAAACACCCTTATTACCGTACAAAAATTATCGACAGTAGCGGAAACCATCTTTACTCCTGTCAAACTGCTCTCCAACTTATACAGAAATCTTGTCTAACAAATATTCATTCTACTTATCAAGGGAGACGTAATGCTGTAAAAACAAAATTTAAATTCAAACAAAACGTTCCAATTCCGATCAATCATAGAGAATATATTTGTGCTTTCCCAACAGAATCTCCTGCTTCTCCAAATTGTATTTGGCTTTTCTTCAAACATGTTCATACAATAGAGTTTTTCAAAAAAGCTAAACGAGCTAAAATTCATTTTTCAAACGGAGCTACCGTAACGATACAAATTAGTTCCCATAAGCTAAGTCAGCAATTATGGAAAGCTGGATATGTATTATCCCAAATGAACATGCAAGATTCATCACCTTAA
- a CDS encoding ABC transporter permease produces the protein MSLLDSIKIALSSILAHKLRSALTMLGIIIGVGSIITVVAIGQGGEAALKSQFVGAGNQTVPIHYSADINDPFGMGMVEAPKITEEDIFEIKKIPEISHVVTTNSSMEPLDIEDKKEMVSITGLDSEYFAVNKVKLLKGRSLQESDVDQGNNVVMISKQMEEKVFKDANPVGKIIEMKGQPMQIIGVYKSDNEFMGMGPSEALVPISLWPTLYGKDEIQNISVQAKNVDNLEKAGKKAADVLNSRKPTDATGKYEVMNLKEIQEGISKMTGIMTMIIGGIAGISLVVGGIGVMNIMLVSVTERTREIGVRKALGATRSKILLQFLIEAVMLTLLGGLIGIGLGYGGAYIVSTFAKWPPLVSWEVVVGGVLFSMTLGIIFGLIPANKAAKLDPIEALRYE, from the coding sequence ATGAGTTTACTAGATAGTATAAAAATTGCCCTCTCTTCTATTTTAGCTCATAAATTGCGTTCAGCTCTTACGATGCTCGGTATTATTATCGGGGTAGGTTCAATTATTACTGTCGTTGCGATTGGGCAAGGCGGGGAAGCTGCATTGAAATCGCAGTTCGTTGGGGCAGGTAATCAAACGGTTCCGATTCATTATAGTGCAGATATAAACGATCCTTTCGGTATGGGAATGGTAGAAGCACCGAAGATAACTGAAGAAGACATTTTTGAAATTAAAAAAATTCCAGAAATTTCACATGTGGTAACAACAAATTCCAGCATGGAACCACTTGATATTGAAGATAAAAAAGAAATGGTGAGTATTACTGGATTAGATAGCGAGTATTTTGCAGTAAATAAAGTAAAGTTGTTAAAGGGACGTTCTTTACAAGAATCAGATGTGGATCAAGGTAATAACGTTGTTATGATTAGTAAACAAATGGAAGAAAAGGTGTTTAAGGATGCCAATCCAGTCGGTAAAATTATTGAAATGAAAGGTCAACCGATGCAAATTATTGGTGTTTACAAATCAGATAATGAGTTTATGGGAATGGGACCATCAGAAGCACTAGTTCCAATTTCATTATGGCCGACATTGTATGGGAAAGATGAAATTCAAAATATTTCTGTTCAAGCAAAAAATGTAGATAATCTAGAAAAAGCAGGTAAAAAAGCTGCAGATGTTTTAAATAGTCGTAAACCGACTGATGCAACTGGTAAATATGAAGTTATGAATTTAAAAGAAATTCAAGAAGGTATTTCGAAGATGACCGGTATTATGACAATGATCATCGGTGGTATCGCTGGTATTTCATTAGTCGTTGGTGGAATTGGTGTTATGAACATCATGCTTGTATCTGTAACGGAGCGTACACGTGAAATTGGTGTACGTAAAGCACTTGGAGCAACACGTAGTAAAATTTTATTACAGTTTTTAATTGAAGCCGTTATGTTAACACTTCTAGGTGGTTTAATCGGAATTGGTCTTGGGTATGGCGGAGCATATATCGTTTCTACATTCGCAAAATGGCCACCACTCGTTTCATGGGAAGTTGTCGTTGGAGGCGTACTGTTCTCAATGACACTCGGTATTATTTTCGGATTAATTCCAGCAAATAAAGCTGCAAAATTAGATCCAATTGAAGCATTGCGTTATGAGTAA
- a CDS encoding zinc ribbon domain-containing protein gives MYCRTCGKQHGEEVNYCPNEGSMEIAGAIDAVTLEKDTAKYCKGCGSENAQKNLYCKKCGYSLSVVKKKEQSVKLPTMDGAPKVEFKADKAVLQKGLIGGAVASILMLIAGWIGSLLFASMLSEMFSKFAKELEMLPSFYSSATSTMLSYHLLGFTANDDSGLIFSLSWHTPFTLLLIIPFIIFAGTGIWLGKQHVAKTIKDQIFMAATVGIIYGVFLFIISFIASQSFAIPFSEAGKITVGYSAIKSLLSGFVCGTLFTLLGFIAHTSKNNMAAAFQELMPYGASVYYGVSAMIKGLLVTAVAVCIMALVSKEDGIEPLKEITTLKSESTLLALELTPQLWSMAHFAPLEVSSPALSKEFTRIGKKSNTYESTLSFSFISGVSVNGVELREILISKGANEESLAEFDKVNNVFHYGLLLLIIPLFFMFRAGRKLAKLPTANIYITLAVCSGSYTIMMIVMNMISKFQINVSGTVTSLFGTSGTVLSMQNSFIYLTLFSLIVTYVAAFAGMKLAKK, from the coding sequence ATGTATTGTCGCACATGTGGAAAACAACATGGTGAAGAAGTAAATTATTGCCCAAATGAAGGTAGTATGGAGATTGCAGGAGCTATAGATGCAGTAACATTAGAAAAAGATACTGCAAAATACTGCAAAGGTTGTGGCAGTGAAAATGCCCAAAAAAATTTATATTGTAAAAAGTGTGGGTATTCTTTATCTGTTGTGAAGAAAAAAGAACAATCTGTAAAATTGCCTACAATGGATGGTGCTCCTAAAGTTGAATTTAAAGCAGATAAAGCCGTTTTACAAAAAGGTTTGATTGGTGGGGCTGTTGCAAGTATTCTCATGTTAATTGCTGGTTGGATTGGTAGTTTATTATTTGCCTCTATGTTAAGTGAGATGTTTAGCAAATTTGCGAAAGAATTAGAAATGTTGCCAAGTTTTTATTCGAGTGCAACTTCTACGATGTTAAGTTATCATTTACTTGGTTTTACAGCTAACGATGATAGTGGATTGATATTTTCTTTATCTTGGCATACTCCATTTACATTATTATTAATCATTCCATTTATTATTTTTGCTGGTACAGGAATTTGGTTAGGGAAACAGCATGTTGCGAAAACGATTAAAGATCAAATCTTTATGGCAGCAACAGTTGGTATTATTTATGGAGTCTTTTTATTCATTATAAGTTTTATAGCATCACAATCTTTTGCAATTCCATTCTCAGAAGCAGGTAAGATTACGGTTGGCTATTCAGCGATTAAGAGTTTATTGAGTGGTTTTGTATGTGGGACATTATTTACCTTATTAGGATTTATTGCTCATACAAGCAAAAACAATATGGCAGCAGCATTTCAAGAGTTAATGCCATATGGAGCGTCTGTTTATTACGGTGTTTCAGCTATGATAAAAGGACTTTTAGTAACAGCGGTAGCGGTTTGTATTATGGCGTTAGTAAGTAAGGAAGATGGTATTGAACCATTAAAAGAAATAACAACTTTAAAATCTGAAAGTACATTATTAGCATTAGAGTTAACACCTCAATTATGGAGTATGGCTCATTTTGCGCCGTTAGAAGTATCAAGTCCAGCACTTAGTAAGGAATTTACTAGAATTGGTAAGAAATCAAATACATATGAGAGCACACTATCGTTTTCATTTATATCAGGCGTCTCTGTAAATGGCGTAGAGCTTAGAGAGATATTGATTTCAAAAGGAGCAAATGAGGAAAGCCTTGCAGAATTTGATAAAGTGAATAACGTATTCCATTACGGTTTATTACTGCTTATTATTCCGTTGTTCTTTATGTTTAGAGCGGGAAGAAAGTTAGCTAAATTACCGACTGCCAATATATATATTACATTAGCGGTATGCAGTGGTTCTTACACAATTATGATGATTGTAATGAATATGATTTCTAAGTTCCAAATTAATGTTTCAGGAACTGTAACAAGTTTATTTGGAACAAGTGGAACAGTACTATCTATGCAAAATTCATTTATATATTTAACTTTGTTTAGTCTTATTGTGACATATGTAGCGGCATTTGCTGGAATGAAATTAGCTAAAAAATAG
- a CDS encoding VanZ family protein: MNRKWLFWIPVLLWMGLIFYSSAQPYKKQDMRSDIEQYVNVEFVKEHFSWVSIDYGGGTPVSIANKGVGGFIEFFLRKGAHFMVFFMLGSLIYYAFHRSGHSRKRCFIYALLFVAGYATFDEIHQWYTGDRTPMWQDSLLDTCGGLTGIIISNWFWNRKKR, translated from the coding sequence ATGAATCGTAAATGGTTATTTTGGATTCCTGTATTACTATGGATGGGGCTGATTTTCTATTCTTCGGCACAACCATATAAAAAGCAGGATATGCGTTCAGATATTGAACAATATGTAAATGTTGAATTTGTGAAAGAGCATTTTTCATGGGTATCTATCGATTATGGTGGAGGAACCCCTGTTAGTATTGCGAATAAAGGTGTAGGCGGATTTATTGAGTTTTTCCTTCGTAAAGGTGCTCATTTTATGGTGTTCTTTATGCTAGGTTCATTGATTTATTACGCTTTTCATCGATCAGGTCATTCGAGGAAAAGATGCTTTATATATGCCCTTCTTTTCGTTGCGGGTTATGCAACATTTGATGAAATTCACCAATGGTATACGGGAGACCGTACACCAATGTGGCAAGATTCATTGCTTGATACGTGCGGCGGGTTAACGGGGATTATAATAAGTAATTGGTTTTGGAATAGAAAAAAGCGCTAA
- a CDS encoding DUF4359 domain-containing protein has protein sequence MKKKYIIMALVVVLLVYLANSNPSKGEYTEWAAKQFMKRNDVSKKLDEVQKENEEGLLGDLASAGKKLAKKYVEPQVGLLIDHYTKRNDYIFFSTYTTEFDIGEEHYKYVCVGFSKIFIPIEMPKKKDESAK, from the coding sequence ATGAAGAAAAAGTATATTATTATGGCTTTAGTTGTCGTTCTCCTAGTATATTTAGCAAACAGTAATCCGAGTAAGGGAGAATATACAGAATGGGCAGCGAAGCAGTTTATGAAGCGTAATGATGTGAGTAAGAAGCTAGATGAAGTTCAAAAAGAGAATGAAGAGGGTCTCCTTGGCGACTTGGCATCGGCCGGTAAAAAGTTAGCTAAAAAGTATGTTGAGCCACAAGTTGGGTTATTAATTGATCATTATACGAAGCGAAATGATTATATATTCTTCTCAACATATACGACTGAGTTTGATATAGGTGAAGAACATTATAAGTACGTATGCGTCGGTTTCTCAAAGATTTTTATTCCGATTGAAATGCCGAAGAAAAAAGACGAATCTGCAAAATGA
- a CDS encoding zinc ribbon domain-containing protein, whose product MSDLQTKLGSGMNKLQEGIEQGKMKLQVAQEIAQLKKGMQVQMQKKAEVLLEVGQQVYVQLRGSGVNEASLKEMIAPVQEFDVAIYQARKRIVELQKQQGEKATCECGGPLSINDKFCGSCGKPNPMLAVENEGETVNCISCNEHIDKKSTYCPVCGIKQSGE is encoded by the coding sequence TTGTCAGATTTACAGACGAAGTTAGGTAGTGGAATGAATAAGTTACAAGAAGGAATAGAACAAGGGAAAATGAAGTTGCAAGTTGCACAAGAAATTGCTCAATTGAAAAAGGGAATGCAAGTGCAAATGCAGAAAAAAGCAGAGGTTCTATTAGAGGTTGGACAGCAAGTGTATGTTCAATTAAGAGGAAGTGGAGTAAATGAAGCGAGCTTAAAAGAAATGATTGCTCCAGTTCAAGAATTTGATGTAGCTATTTATCAAGCAAGAAAGCGCATTGTTGAATTGCAAAAACAACAAGGTGAAAAAGCTACATGTGAATGTGGTGGACCTTTATCAATAAATGATAAGTTTTGTGGTTCATGTGGAAAGCCTAACCCGATGTTAGCAGTAGAAAATGAAGGTGAAACGGTAAATTGTATTTCATGTAATGAGCATATCGATAAAAAATCTACTTACTGTCCAGTTTGTGGAATTAAGCAAAGTGGGGAGTGA
- a CDS encoding DEAD/DEAH box helicase, whose amino-acid sequence MINQTEVTIRLQHVSQGWFLWGEDDSGTPLSVTSWKRNAFTWHSTSFYGTSLKEATFEGKQGVLLTNAQAFEYIANKPMNSFAHMHINGPITALTKDANELWNAFTSGSFVPDMNHWPKQPSWKVQNTPIEDDTLASLFSAAVNESILQDNRSNDGWEDAKRLYEHYDFTKRQLETALHEEDWLRKIGYIEDDLPFTIGLRLQEPQEEFEMWKLETIVTPKRGAHRIYVYENIDSLPKRWHDYEERITETQEGFSKLIPWLKEGDIFRNELFETEAWNFLTDASNELLAAGITILLPSWWQNLKATKPKLRVQLKQNTAQTQSFFGMNTLVNFDWRISTNGIDLSESEFFELVEQNKRLFNINGQWMRLDPAFIEEVRKLMNRADKYGLEMKDVLQQHLSNTAETEIVEDDSPFTDIEIELDGYYEELFQKLLHIGDIPKVDVPTSLNATLRPYQQHGIEWLLYLRKLGFGALLADDMGLGKSIQTISYLLYIKENNLKTGPALIVAPTSVLGNWQKEFERFAPNLRVQLHYGSNRDKGNSFEDFLQSADVVLTSYALAQLDEEELTSLCWDAVILDEAQNIKNPHTKQSKAVRNLQANHKIALTGTPMENRLAELWSIFDFINHGYLGSLGQFQRRFVTPIEKDRDEGKIQQVQRFISPFLLRRTKKDQTVALNLPDKQEQKAYCPLTGEQASLYEQLVQDTLQNVEGLSGIERRGFILLMLNKLKQICNHPALYLKEEEPQNVVERSMKTKTLMELIENIKDQNESCLIFTQYIGMGNMLKRVLEEQFGQRVLFLNGSVPKKDRDKMIEEFQNGTYDIFILSLKAGGTGLNLTAANHVIHYDRWWNPAVENQATDRAYRIGQKRFVHVHKLITTGTLEEKIDEMLERKQSLNNAVITSDSWMTELSTDELKELLGV is encoded by the coding sequence ATGATCAATCAAACTGAAGTAACAATTAGGCTCCAGCATGTTAGTCAAGGTTGGTTCCTTTGGGGAGAAGATGACAGCGGTACTCCATTATCCGTAACAAGTTGGAAACGAAATGCATTCACATGGCACTCCACTTCTTTCTACGGTACTTCTCTAAAAGAAGCAACCTTCGAAGGAAAACAAGGTGTGCTACTAACAAATGCACAAGCCTTTGAATACATTGCAAACAAACCAATGAATTCATTTGCACATATGCACATAAACGGACCTATTACAGCACTTACAAAAGATGCAAATGAATTATGGAACGCCTTTACAAGTGGTAGCTTCGTACCAGATATGAATCATTGGCCTAAACAGCCATCTTGGAAAGTTCAAAATACACCAATTGAAGATGACACATTAGCATCTCTTTTCTCAGCAGCAGTTAATGAAAGCATATTACAAGATAATCGCTCAAATGACGGCTGGGAAGATGCTAAAAGGCTATATGAACATTACGACTTTACGAAAAGACAATTGGAAACAGCACTACATGAAGAAGATTGGCTTCGAAAAATTGGTTATATTGAAGATGATCTTCCGTTTACAATCGGACTAAGACTACAAGAACCACAAGAAGAATTTGAAATGTGGAAGCTTGAAACAATTGTGACACCAAAGCGCGGGGCGCATCGCATATATGTATATGAAAACATCGATTCCTTACCGAAAAGATGGCACGATTACGAAGAACGGATTACAGAAACACAAGAAGGTTTTAGTAAGCTCATACCGTGGTTAAAAGAAGGAGATATATTCCGAAATGAGCTCTTTGAAACAGAAGCTTGGAACTTCTTAACAGATGCAAGCAACGAATTACTTGCAGCCGGCATTACAATTTTACTACCATCATGGTGGCAAAATTTAAAAGCAACAAAACCGAAATTACGTGTCCAGTTGAAGCAAAATACAGCACAAACACAATCGTTCTTCGGTATGAATACGCTCGTTAATTTTGACTGGCGCATTTCGACGAACGGCATTGATTTATCAGAAAGCGAATTTTTCGAGCTCGTTGAACAAAACAAACGTCTATTTAATATAAACGGTCAATGGATGCGACTAGATCCAGCCTTTATCGAAGAAGTAAGGAAACTCATGAACCGTGCCGATAAGTACGGACTAGAGATGAAAGATGTCCTGCAGCAACATTTATCAAATACGGCTGAAACAGAAATTGTAGAAGATGATAGTCCGTTTACTGATATTGAAATCGAACTAGATGGATATTATGAGGAATTATTCCAAAAGCTGCTTCATATTGGAGATATTCCAAAGGTAGATGTCCCTACTTCACTAAACGCAACACTTCGTCCGTATCAACAACACGGTATTGAATGGTTATTATATTTACGAAAGCTTGGATTTGGAGCATTGCTAGCTGACGATATGGGACTCGGGAAAAGTATTCAAACAATCTCTTACTTACTATATATAAAAGAAAACAATCTCAAAACAGGCCCTGCATTAATCGTAGCGCCGACATCTGTTCTTGGAAATTGGCAAAAGGAATTTGAGCGTTTCGCACCAAATTTACGTGTCCAATTACATTACGGAAGTAATAGAGATAAGGGCAATTCATTTGAAGATTTCCTTCAATCAGCAGATGTTGTATTAACATCTTATGCATTGGCTCAACTCGATGAGGAAGAACTGACTTCATTATGCTGGGATGCTGTTATTTTGGATGAAGCACAAAATATTAAGAACCCACATACGAAACAGTCGAAAGCAGTACGAAACTTGCAGGCAAATCACAAAATCGCTTTAACTGGTACACCAATGGAAAATCGCCTCGCTGAACTTTGGTCCATTTTCGACTTTATTAATCATGGATATCTCGGAAGCTTAGGACAATTCCAACGCCGCTTCGTCACACCGATTGAAAAAGATCGTGATGAAGGAAAAATCCAGCAAGTTCAACGGTTTATCTCACCATTTTTACTGCGCCGAACAAAGAAAGATCAAACAGTCGCATTAAATTTACCAGATAAACAAGAACAAAAAGCTTACTGTCCTCTTACTGGTGAACAAGCTTCCTTATATGAACAACTTGTTCAAGATACACTGCAAAATGTAGAAGGATTAAGCGGAATTGAAAGACGCGGCTTTATATTACTTATGTTGAACAAGCTAAAACAAATTTGTAATCATCCTGCTCTTTATTTAAAAGAAGAAGAACCACAAAATGTCGTTGAACGCTCTATGAAAACAAAAACGTTAATGGAGCTCATCGAAAATATAAAAGATCAAAATGAAAGTTGCCTCATCTTCACTCAGTACATCGGCATGGGAAACATGCTAAAACGTGTGCTAGAAGAACAATTTGGCCAGCGTGTCCTCTTCTTAAACGGTAGTGTACCGAAAAAAGATCGTGACAAGATGATTGAGGAGTTCCAAAACGGAACGTATGACATTTTCATCTTATCCTTAAAAGCTGGCGGAACAGGATTAAACTTAACTGCTGCCAACCATGTCATTCACTACGATCGTTGGTGGAACCCAGCTGTGGAAAATCAAGCAACAGACCGCGCATATCGTATTGGTCAAAAACGATTTGTTCATGTTCACAAACTCATTACAACAGGAACATTAGAAGAAAAAATTGATGAAATGCTAGAAAGAAAACAATCTCTAAACAATGCGGTCATCACAAGCGATAGCTGGATGACTGAACTATCAACAGACGAACTAAAAGAATTACTTGGTGTATAA
- a CDS encoding sigma-70 family RNA polymerase sigma factor, giving the protein MKPATFKEAVVLYEGMIVNQIKKLGIRKDYEEYYQCGLIGLWHAYERFDAKKGYFPAYAVVTVRGYILERLKKEFAVQEKCVCVGEYEDIFHFEDVEIRVKDFMSVLDEKEKYIIFERFFVGKTMGEIALETEMTYYQVRWMYRQAIEKMRDSVKG; this is encoded by the coding sequence GTGAAGCCAGCGACTTTTAAAGAAGCAGTTGTTTTGTACGAAGGGATGATTGTAAATCAAATAAAGAAATTAGGTATTCGTAAAGATTATGAAGAGTATTATCAATGTGGTTTAATCGGTCTTTGGCATGCGTATGAAAGGTTTGATGCAAAGAAGGGGTATTTCCCTGCATATGCAGTTGTAACGGTGCGAGGTTATATATTAGAGAGATTGAAGAAAGAGTTCGCAGTGCAGGAGAAGTGTGTATGTGTAGGAGAGTATGAGGATATCTTTCATTTTGAGGATGTTGAAATAAGAGTAAAGGATTTTATGAGCGTGTTAGATGAGAAGGAGAAGTATATTATTTTTGAACGTTTTTTTGTAGGGAAGACGATGGGAGAAATCGCTTTAGAGACGGAAATGACATATTATCAAGTAAGATGGATGTATCGGCAAGCAATCGAGAAAATGCGGGATAGTGTAAAAGGATAA